GGAGGCGCGACAATTGCGGAGATTCGGGCGGAGACGGACCTGGCCAAGAGCACGGTGTATCGGCACCTCAAGACGCTGCACGACATGGACTATCTCGTCGAGGAGGACGGGGAGTACCGGCTCTCGCTGCGGTTTCTGCAACTCAGCGAACCGCCGCGGATACGGCGGCCGGGCTATATCGTCGCCAAACAGAAAGTCATCGAACTGGCGATAGAGACCGACGAGCGGGCGCTGTTTCTGGTCGAAGAGGGCTTCGAGGGCGTGTATCTCCATCGAGCCGGCGGCCGGAATCCCCTGCAGAGCGACACGATGATCGGCAAACGCCGGCCGCTGCACGCGCTCGCCTCGGGAAAAGCCATCCTCGCGGAGTGGCCCGACGAACGCATCGAGGAGTTCGTCGAAACCACTGCCCTCGAAGAGTTGACGGCGAACACGATTACCGACCGGGACGCGCTGTTCGAGGAACTCGAACAGGTCCGCGAGCGGGGTTATGCGACCAACATGTCAGAACATATGGACGGCCTGCGGGCGGCTGGCGTGCCGGTGTACAACCACGAGGACGACCTCATCGGCGCGTTGAGCGTCTTCGGGCCGAATGGCCGGGTGAGCCAGGACGACATCGAATCGACGTACCCCGATCTGCTGGAACGGAAAGCCAGCGAGTTGAAGATCGACCTCACGTACGATTGAGAAGTACTGTTTCGAGTCAGCGGGGCCGTTCCGTATACCGGAAGAGATTCGACGGCCGCCCTACTCGAACGCCGGAATGCCGGTCAGATCGTGTCCGAGGATGAGCGAGTGGATGTCGTGCGTCCCCTCGTAGGTGTAGACGGTTTCGAGGTTCGTCAGGTGCCGCATCGGGGAGTAATCAGCAGTGATGCCGTTGCCGCCGAGCATCTCGCGGGCCACCCGTGACTGCTCGCGGGCCATCCGCGCGTTGTTGCGCTTGGCCATCGACACCTGTTCCGGGCGGAGGTCGCCGCGTTCCTTCAGGTCAGAGAGCCGGTGAGCGAGCAACTGGCCCAGCGATATCTGGGTCGCCATCTCCGCGAGCTTCTCCTGCTGGAGCTGGTAGCCGGCGATGGGCTTCCCGAACTGCTCGCGGTCAGTGGCGTACTCGTGGGCGGTCTCGAAACAGTCCATCGCGGCCCCGACCGTCCCCCAAGCGATGCCGTAGCGGGCCTGCGTGAGACAGGACAGCGGCCCCTTCATGCCCTCGACGCCCGGCAAAACGTTCTCCTCGGGGACGCGGGCGTTCTGGAGGCTGATCTCGCCCGTAATTGACGCGCGCAGCGAGAGCTTCTCGTCGATCTTGTTCGTCGTCACGCCGTCGCGGTCAGTCTCGACGAGGAAGCCCCGCACGGGGTCGCCGTCGGCGGACGTGACTTTTGCCCAGACCACTGCGAGGTCGCTGATGGGCGCGTTCGTAATCCATGTCTTCGAGCCGTTCAGGACGTAGCCGTCGGCGTCGCGCTCGGCCGTCGTCTCCATCGCCGACGGGTTCGACCCGTGTTCGGGCTCGGTCAGACCGAAACAGCCCACCCGCTCGCCGCTGCCGAGCGCCGGCAACCACTCCTCCTTCTGGGCATCGCTGCCGTAGGCGTGAATCGGGTACATGACGAGCGCACCCTGAACGCTGGCCATCGAGCGCAGGCCGCTGTCGCCGGCCTCCAGTTCCTGTAACAAGAGGCCGTAGGCTGTCTCGCTGAGTCCAGGCAACCCGTACCCGTCGAGGTTCGGTGCGTAGAACCCGAGTTCACCCATCTCGGTGATGAGGTCCGTCGGGAACGTCCCGTCGATCCAGTGCTGGCCGACGTCCGGTTTGACTTCGTTCTCGACGAAGTCCCGGGCCGTGTCACGGACCATCCGCTCTTCCTCGCCGAGGTCGCCTTCGAGACCGAGGTAATCGATCATATAGGATCTGTGGCCGGGGTTCAATTAAGCGTTTGCCTGCTGCCAAAGTGCTAAAAGTCCGTAGCGCTGTCGACAGCATGGAATGTCACAACCAGATAGCCAGACGGCGTGGAGCCAACTGTACATCGACGGCGAGTGGCGCGACGCCGGAGCGTCTGATACGATTCCGGTGACTAACCCCGCGACGGGCGAGGAAATCGCGGCGGTGCCCGCCGGGACAGAGGGGGACGTCAACGACGCCTATCAGGCCGCCGAAGCGGCCCAGTCCGACTGGGCGGCGCTGTCGCGCGAGGAACGCAACGAGTACGTTCAGGCGATGATCGGGATAATGCAGGAACGACTCGACGAGATCGTCGAACTGCTCGCGACGGAGTCGGGCAGTGTTCAGGCCAAAGCGACTGCCGAGGCCAACTTCGCCATGGCGGACTTCCAGAGCGCACTGGAAATGGTCCCGCCGGAGGAAGAGGTCCGCGATTCGATGTATCACGAAGATAAGGACCATCACATCGTCCGCGAGCCCGCTGGCGTCGTCGGGATTATTTCGCCGTGGAACTTCCCGCTACACCTCACGACGCGGGCGCTCGGTCCCGCGCTCGCACTGGGGAACACCGTCGTCATCAAGCCCGCGACGGACACGCCGATTACCGGCGGGCTCCTGCTGGCCGACATTGCCGAGGAAGCCGGTCTCCCGGACGGCGTCGTCAACGTCGTCACGGGCCACGGCTCCGACATCGGCGACCGGATGGCCGGCCATCCGACCGCCCGCGTGATGTCGTTCACCGGGTCGACGGCGGTCGGCAGGTCTGTGGCCAGTCAGGCCGGGGACGCGCTCGCCCTCCCGGCGCTTGAACTCGGTGGCAACGGACCGTTCGTCGTCACCGAGGACGCCGACATCGAGGCAGCCGCCAAGGCCGGCTCCGTCGGTGCCTTCGGCCATCAGGGACAGGTGTGTATCTCGATTAACCGCCACCTCGTCCACGAGGATGTCTACGATGAGTACGTCGAGAAGCTCGTCGAACACGCGGAGTCACTGACTATCGGGAACCCGCTGGACGAGGACGTGGAGTTCGGCCCGATCATCAACGAGAGTCAGGTCGACCAGCTTACCTCGTTCATCGAACAGACTGTCGATGCCGGCGCGACGCTGGAAACGGGCGGCGAGGTCGAGGACCTGTTCCTCGAACCGACCGTCCTCTCGGGGTGTACCAACGATATGTCCGCGGCCTGTAACGAGCACTTCGGCCCCGTCGCTCCGGTCATCCCGTTCGAGTCCGACGAGGAAGCTGTCGAACTCGCCAACGACACCGAGTACGGCCTCGCCGCGGGCGTCTACAGCGGTGATGTCGAACACGGTCGTTCCATCGCCGACCAGATCGACGCCGGGATGGTCCACGTCAACGACCACCCGATTCAGGACGAACCCAACGCCCCGTTCGGCGGGATGAAAAACTCCGGCCTCGGCCGGTACAACGGCGAGTGGATCATGGACGAACTGACCGAGACCAAGTGGATCTCCGTCCAGCACGAAGAGCGCGACTACCAGCTGCTGTAACGTCCGAGCGAAGCGGCTGGTCGCTGGTCAAATCGATTGCGAAGGCCTATCGCCACGCAGAGGCTGAACTGTCGGACAGCGCGTCGTCCATGTGCTGGCCGCTGTAGCAGGTAGACGGAACTGGGATGCGGAGTCCGCACAGCACCTCTGAATCGCCGGTTCGACCGGCTATATCGTCATCACGTCGACGGGGCGTTCTCGGCGACAGTTTCGATGACCGACTCGTCGACGTACTCGTCACGGAGCGTCTGCTTGGAGAACTTGCCGGTCGCGCCCTTGGGAATCCCGTCGACCAGACGGATGGCGTCGGGGACCCACCACGACGGGTACGACTCGGCGACGAGGTCTTTGATCTCCTGGCGCAGCGCGGCTTCGTCGGACACAGCGTCGCGTGTGACGACGAACGCGGCGGGGCGCTCGTCCCACCGCTCGTGGGGGACCGGGACAACTGCGGCTTCGACGACCTCGTCGTGACCCATGACGGCGTTTTCGACCTCGACGCTTGCTATCCACTCGCCGCCGCTCTTGACGAGGTCGTCCATCCGGTCGACCACGTCGACGTACCCCTCCGGACTCACCCGGACGATGTCACCGGTCTTGAACCAGCCGTCGTCGGTGACAGCCTGTTCGGTCGCGTCGGGGGCGTTGTAGTACTCCTGTGTAACCCACGGGCCGCGCATCCAGAGTTCGCCCAGCGACTCGCCGTCCCAGGGCACTTCCTCGCCGTCGGTGTTGACGACTTTGAACTCCAGGCCGGCAATCGGAAGCCCCGCGGAGTGGCTCCGCAGGTCGAACAGCTCCTCCTCCGGAAGGTCCGCCAGCCCGGGCTTTGGCTCGTAGGCGTGGGTGACCGGCGACGTTTCGGTCATACCGTAGCCGGAGATGAGGTCCACGTCGAACTCCTGCTTGTAATCCTCCATCAGTGACCGCGGCGTCGCGGACCCGCCGCTGGTAAAGTACCGAACCGACGAGAAGTCCACGTCGCTCTCGCGGGCGTACTCCAGCAGGTCCATGAAGACGGTCGGGACCGCTGCCGAGACGGTCACGTCCTCTTCCTCGATGAGCCTCGCCAGGTCCTCAGCCGACGGGTTTGGCCCGGGGAGGACCGTCTTGGCTCCGGCGGCGATAGTCGTGAACGGGCGACACCAGCCGCTGACGTGGAACATCGGGACGTACGTCAGTTCCACGTCGTCGGTCTTGATACCGGCCTCGCTGGTCATCAGCGACATGACCTGCGTCCAGTACATCTTCTGGGTGTACTCGACGCCTTTGGGCTTGCCTGTTGTCCCGGACGTGTAGCACATCCCCGCGGGCTGGTCCTCGGGCAGTTGCGGGAAGGAGTAGTCGGGGTCGCCGTCGGCGATGAACGATTCGTAGTCGACGACTGGCCCCAGCGACGTCTCCGGTACCTGCTCTCCCATCACGATGTACTGCTCGACGGAGGCGAACGCCTCCTCGTCGTACGCCGCTTCGAGCTTCTCCAGCATGACGGGGTCGACGATGAGGATCTCGTCCTCGGCGTCGGCCACGATGTGCTGGATGTGCTCGTCGGGGAGGAGGAGGTTAATCATGTGTACCTGCGCACCCATGCAGGCGACGCCGTAGTAGGCCTCCTGATGCCAGTGGTTGTTCCAGGCGAAGGTCCCGACTCTGTCGCCGCGTTCGATGCCCGCCTGTTCGAGCGCTGAGGCCAGTTTCCGCACGCGCTCGGCGTACTCCGCTATTGTGTATCGGTGAATCCCCTGGTGTGTCCGCGAGACGATCTCGCTGTCGGGGAACACGTTTTCGCCACGCCACAGGAATGACCGGAGGTTGAGTGGTGCACCACCTGGCATACTCCGTGTCAACACACACCGATATGTTAAAACTAGCCCTGCTCGCTGTGGTAACACTTGACGTGCCACCCACAGTTCGTGGCCAGCGCTGTCTGAAACTGTGAACCAGCGGTAAATTTATACCGGAACCATGTGAAGCGACCCCATGCAGCGACAACGGAGTGATATCCAGTGAGCGAGTCCGTACTGCTCTCCATCACCGACGGCATCGCCACGCTGACGCTGAACGAACCGGAAACGCGGAACGCACTCACACAGCCCGTATACGACGCCTTGGAGCGCCACCTCGACACTATCGAGACAGCGTCCGATGTTCGATGTGTCGTCATCGAGGGCACTGGCGAGTCGTTCTCGGCCGGCGGCGACATCGAGGGGATGAGCGAGCGGCTCACGAACGACGACCCGACTGACGACGCCGTCAGCGAACTGGCCCGGCGGACCCGCGACACCATCGCCAGAGTCGTCGCGCTGCCGGTCCCGACCGTCGCGAAGGTCGACGGGTCAGCCGTCGGGGCCGGCGCGAACCTCGCTATCGCCTGTGACATCCAGCTGGCGAGCGAGTCGGCCAGCATCGGCTTCGTCTTCCGGCAGGTCGGCCTCAGCGTCGACGCCGGCACCTCGTACCTGCTCCCCCGCATTGTCGGGATCAACGTCGCAAAGGAACTCGTGTTCACCGGCGAGATTCTGGGCGCCGAGCGAGCCGCGGAGCTGGGCCTGTTCAACCACGTCTACGACGCCGAGGCGTTCGAATCAGAAGTCGCGGCGACCGTCAGCCGCATCGCCGATGGGCCGACCGTCGCCCTCCGGCACTCGAAGCGACTGCTTCAGGACGGGCTGGAGAAGTCCTTCGACCGCGCCCAGCGCGATGAGGCGACGGCTCAGGGCATCGTCTTCGAGACCGCCGACCACGAGGAGGGTGTCGAGGCGTTCCTGACCGACCGCCGGCCGGAGTTCGTCGGACGATGACACGACCCGCAGTTTTTCATGAGATGGACGCGAAACGACGACCATGACTGAACGCAGCACCGACTACTACCAGCGGCTGGTCGACGAAAGTGCGCTCGAAGAGTTCCTCGCGAGGGAGATAGGCCCGGCCGAGACGTTCGACGTTGCGCGCCACGAACAGGGCCACTCCAACGAGACGCTGTTTGTCACCTGGGGCGACCGGGAACTGGTTGTCAGGCGACCCCCGCCGGGCCAGACCGCCGAGACGGCCCACGACGTATTACGGGAGTATCGCGTCATCGACGCGCTACAGGACACAGCCGTGCCGGTCCCGCCGACGGTGACGGCCTGTGACGACCAGACGATCATCGGCAGCGATTTCTACGTGATGGCCCGCGTCGAGGGGACCGTCATCCGAGACGAAGAACCGGAGCGCTTCACGAACGACGATGCCCGAGAGGCCGTCGGCACCGAACTGGTGGACACCCTCGCGGCCATCCACGAAGTAGACCCCGAATCCGTCGGCCTGTCCGACCTCGGCCGTGCAAGAGGGTATGCGAAGCGCCAGGTCACGCGCTGGGGGAAACAACTGGCGTGGGCGTTCGAGCGGACGGCCGAATCCCGAACCATCCCTGAACTGGAGCGGGTTGGCTCGTGGTTACAGGACGAGTGCCCCGACGACCATCCGGAGACACTGGTTCACGGCGATTACAAACTCGACAACGTGATGTTCGGCCCCGGTGCTGACCCCGAACTCGCCGCTGTCTTCGACTGGGAGATGGCGACACTGGGCGACCCACGGGCCGACCTCGGCTGGCTGCTCTCGTACTGGCGCGACGCCAAGGACCCGAAGCCGGAGATTCCCGACCTCGCGATGGAGTTCATCGAAGCGCCGGGGTATCTGACCCGGCAAGACCTGGTCGACCGCTGGGAAGCCCAGACCGGCCTGACGTTCGAACACGAGCGGTTCTACCGCACGCTCGCCGTGTACAAGCTCGCCGCTCTCGGCGAGATGTTCTACCGCCGCTATCTGGAAGGTAACGCCGACGACCCGTTCTA
The genomic region above belongs to Haloarcula hispanica ATCC 33960 and contains:
- a CDS encoding IclR family transcriptional regulator codes for the protein MLENKNGTSEVSTTRTSFEILALIRDAGGATIAEIRAETDLAKSTVYRHLKTLHDMDYLVEEDGEYRLSLRFLQLSEPPRIRRPGYIVAKQKVIELAIETDERALFLVEEGFEGVYLHRAGGRNPLQSDTMIGKRRPLHALASGKAILAEWPDERIEEFVETTALEELTANTITDRDALFEELEQVRERGYATNMSEHMDGLRAAGVPVYNHEDDLIGALSVFGPNGRVSQDDIESTYPDLLERKASELKIDLTYD
- a CDS encoding acyl-CoA dehydrogenase family protein, with translation MIDYLGLEGDLGEEERMVRDTARDFVENEVKPDVGQHWIDGTFPTDLITEMGELGFYAPNLDGYGLPGLSETAYGLLLQELEAGDSGLRSMASVQGALVMYPIHAYGSDAQKEEWLPALGSGERVGCFGLTEPEHGSNPSAMETTAERDADGYVLNGSKTWITNAPISDLAVVWAKVTSADGDPVRGFLVETDRDGVTTNKIDEKLSLRASITGEISLQNARVPEENVLPGVEGMKGPLSCLTQARYGIAWGTVGAAMDCFETAHEYATDREQFGKPIAGYQLQQEKLAEMATQISLGQLLAHRLSDLKERGDLRPEQVSMAKRNNARMAREQSRVAREMLGGNGITADYSPMRHLTNLETVYTYEGTHDIHSLILGHDLTGIPAFE
- a CDS encoding aldehyde dehydrogenase family protein → MSQPDSQTAWSQLYIDGEWRDAGASDTIPVTNPATGEEIAAVPAGTEGDVNDAYQAAEAAQSDWAALSREERNEYVQAMIGIMQERLDEIVELLATESGSVQAKATAEANFAMADFQSALEMVPPEEEVRDSMYHEDKDHHIVREPAGVVGIISPWNFPLHLTTRALGPALALGNTVVIKPATDTPITGGLLLADIAEEAGLPDGVVNVVTGHGSDIGDRMAGHPTARVMSFTGSTAVGRSVASQAGDALALPALELGGNGPFVVTEDADIEAAAKAGSVGAFGHQGQVCISINRHLVHEDVYDEYVEKLVEHAESLTIGNPLDEDVEFGPIINESQVDQLTSFIEQTVDAGATLETGGEVEDLFLEPTVLSGCTNDMSAACNEHFGPVAPVIPFESDEEAVELANDTEYGLAAGVYSGDVEHGRSIADQIDAGMVHVNDHPIQDEPNAPFGGMKNSGLGRYNGEWIMDELTETKWISVQHEERDYQLL
- a CDS encoding long-chain-fatty-acid--CoA ligase, yielding MPGGAPLNLRSFLWRGENVFPDSEIVSRTHQGIHRYTIAEYAERVRKLASALEQAGIERGDRVGTFAWNNHWHQEAYYGVACMGAQVHMINLLLPDEHIQHIVADAEDEILIVDPVMLEKLEAAYDEEAFASVEQYIVMGEQVPETSLGPVVDYESFIADGDPDYSFPQLPEDQPAGMCYTSGTTGKPKGVEYTQKMYWTQVMSLMTSEAGIKTDDVELTYVPMFHVSGWCRPFTTIAAGAKTVLPGPNPSAEDLARLIEEEDVTVSAAVPTVFMDLLEYARESDVDFSSVRYFTSGGSATPRSLMEDYKQEFDVDLISGYGMTETSPVTHAYEPKPGLADLPEEELFDLRSHSAGLPIAGLEFKVVNTDGEEVPWDGESLGELWMRGPWVTQEYYNAPDATEQAVTDDGWFKTGDIVRVSPEGYVDVVDRMDDLVKSGGEWIASVEVENAVMGHDEVVEAAVVPVPHERWDERPAAFVVTRDAVSDEAALRQEIKDLVAESYPSWWVPDAIRLVDGIPKGATGKFSKQTLRDEYVDESVIETVAENAPST
- a CDS encoding enoyl-CoA hydratase/isomerase family protein, which gives rise to MSESVLLSITDGIATLTLNEPETRNALTQPVYDALERHLDTIETASDVRCVVIEGTGESFSAGGDIEGMSERLTNDDPTDDAVSELARRTRDTIARVVALPVPTVAKVDGSAVGAGANLAIACDIQLASESASIGFVFRQVGLSVDAGTSYLLPRIVGINVAKELVFTGEILGAERAAELGLFNHVYDAEAFESEVAATVSRIADGPTVALRHSKRLLQDGLEKSFDRAQRDEATAQGIVFETADHEEGVEAFLTDRRPEFVGR
- a CDS encoding phosphotransferase family protein codes for the protein MTERSTDYYQRLVDESALEEFLAREIGPAETFDVARHEQGHSNETLFVTWGDRELVVRRPPPGQTAETAHDVLREYRVIDALQDTAVPVPPTVTACDDQTIIGSDFYVMARVEGTVIRDEEPERFTNDDAREAVGTELVDTLAAIHEVDPESVGLSDLGRARGYAKRQVTRWGKQLAWAFERTAESRTIPELERVGSWLQDECPDDHPETLVHGDYKLDNVMFGPGADPELAAVFDWEMATLGDPRADLGWLLSYWRDAKDPKPEIPDLAMEFIEAPGYLTRQDLVDRWEAQTGLTFEHERFYRTLAVYKLAALGEMFYRRYLEGNADDPFYPLMENRVPALADRAIRIIEGDEPL